The following are from one region of the Cyanobium gracile PCC 6307 genome:
- a CDS encoding glycosyltransferase family 2 protein: protein MVTLEQARFARNYLTCLQKGDLAAARSLLLLWSKTYFTDLPASPSRRDLTNPDLWGCLAQYASLSGDRSPVDDFWRRLDGVSPPATTTGAIPLLGIPILNRPDLLQRLLDSLDHPIETLAIVDNSIGSGLADSEALQVLLARLERQPPAGVTRVRVARPFGNQGVASSWNAILTSFPEAAFALLVNNDVVFAPGVLAGVMERVDPSRPQFLPLLPAPQEFSAFAITPAAWNRVGLFDANFHPAYCEDLDYAERLRACDAIEWIAPQTLQRLQHEANPVASATIASDVRLQACNRTTFLLNSLWLHSRRRLEQPHRGTWMRRWLSQWDLEAAPASTPQPVGSVSAGRP, encoded by the coding sequence GTGGTCACCTTGGAACAGGCCCGCTTCGCCCGTAACTACCTCACCTGCCTGCAGAAGGGGGATCTGGCCGCCGCCAGGTCCCTCCTGCTTCTCTGGAGCAAGACCTACTTCACCGACCTGCCGGCCTCCCCCAGCCGCCGCGATCTCACCAATCCCGACCTCTGGGGCTGCCTGGCCCAGTACGCCTCCCTCAGTGGCGACCGATCCCCCGTCGATGACTTCTGGCGACGGCTGGATGGCGTCAGTCCCCCCGCCACCACAACCGGCGCCATCCCCCTGCTGGGGATCCCGATCCTCAACCGCCCCGACCTGCTGCAGCGCCTGCTCGACAGCCTCGATCACCCCATCGAGACCCTCGCCATCGTCGACAACAGCATCGGCTCCGGGCTGGCGGACAGCGAAGCGCTCCAGGTGCTGCTGGCCCGGCTGGAGCGCCAGCCCCCCGCCGGCGTCACCCGGGTGCGGGTGGCGCGGCCTTTCGGCAACCAGGGCGTCGCCTCCAGCTGGAACGCCATCCTCACGTCCTTTCCGGAGGCGGCCTTTGCCCTGCTGGTCAACAACGACGTGGTGTTCGCCCCAGGGGTGCTGGCCGGGGTGATGGAGCGGGTCGATCCAAGCCGTCCCCAGTTCCTGCCGCTGCTGCCGGCCCCCCAGGAGTTCTCCGCCTTCGCCATCACCCCTGCCGCCTGGAACCGGGTGGGCCTGTTCGATGCCAACTTCCACCCGGCCTACTGCGAAGACCTCGACTACGCCGAACGCCTGCGCGCCTGCGACGCTATCGAGTGGATCGCCCCCCAGACCCTGCAGCGGCTGCAGCACGAGGCCAATCCGGTCGCCAGCGCCACCATCGCCAGCGACGTCCGGCTGCAGGCCTGCAATCGCACCACCTTCCTGCTCAACAGCCTGTGGCTCCACAGCCGGCGACGGCTCGAGCAGCCCCACCGGGGCACCTGGATGCGGCGCTGGCTGAGCCAGTGGGACCTGGAGGCGGCCCCAGCGTCCACACCCCAGCCCGTCGGCTCCGTCAGCGCGGGGCGGCCATGA